TCTCTATTTGGACTAGGGGTGAGCTGGCAAGTAAGCCACAGTTATTTGGTTATATAGGGGAAATGCAAGGCAGATTGCGGTGTCCTGGCCCCGTTCTCTTGTTTCCTAGGGGATCCCGGCCTCCACAAAACTCACTTTCCCTGGCAGCCTAGTGGATGTCAGATAGCTTACACTTTCCTGCCCCAGGCTTGTTATCTATGGCTTTCAGTCCTCTGCAGGCAGCATCTTCTGTTTCCTGGAGACGTCTCTCTCCGGACTCATCCTGGTGGCTACATCTCCCTTTTTTTGTCTTGGGCCTGTCTGCATGTTGAAGTTGGGGAACCAAACTTTGtaacttttaatactttttaaagatTGAAATTAAGATAGAAATTTTTACATTCTTcatgattttttacattcattctgTATCTTTTCAAGATACATTCTTGAAAAgggatatatgaatatatatatatatatatatatatatatatgaaaacaaatatcagGGTAGGTTTTATATGTGGAGATTCAGGGACGAGAACTTTTTATTCCTAAACTGAGTAAATATTACAGGCCCTTTCACATTACTTATGAACACTAAAACATATTACAGAATATTTCAAATTTAGGCAATGTATTACCCAAGAGGCCtgaaattatcattaaaaatgatGGAAATGGTGAAATTGGTGCCACCTAACTGTAATCAAGCAAATATCTCCACGACTTTTTTAGTGTATGGCatacctacaatttttttttttgccacagacagaaaaaagttttttaagtttCAGGAAACACCTACAACACTGAGCAGTTTATTATTTGCTTAAGCTGATATGTATACTGTGGTCTATGACATGTGGGTTGCACCACACGACCATTATACACGGGAAAAGGCTAGAAGAATATTTTGCAAGtgttatatcaatttttttcaaacagtttttGAAGATACTGGGTTATTTGGCCAAAAATTGacctagactgtgttaaagacatatgactatggtagggacattagattgtgagcccctttgagggacagctggtgacatgactatggacttgtaaagcgctttgtaatatgtttgcgctatataaatactgtgcaataatatatatatataaaaaactatgtGCTGTAATAGTCTTGACAATAAActaaatttgttatttgttattttgttgtatagTACCTACTGCTTGTCTTAACTTAACTAAAGGGGCCTACACAGCGAAACGTGTCAGTGATCGACCATGTCTTATACCCTTCATAAAATGATGATATCTTTTCCccaaagtgaatatatttttatatagactttatatgttgtaattatgtgtgaaaaaggaaaagtaagttaatttgtcactttttgttttgttgtttcatattgtaATAATTGTTAAGTCCTATGAGATAGGAAAAATATATGTCACttgccaaaaaaatcttttttttcagtttgattcATACACATGTATGATTAGTTTAGACTTTTGGTCTTATATGTATCTGAATCTTGGGGTTGGCAGAAGCACAAGACTTAACAATAGAAGGGATCTTAGCCTTTCTTTGTACTTGTTACAtaaaattcaaatcacttttacattttaaacaagatTTGCCCATTTGCCATCTTGCTCATCTTAGGGAAAATTAGTTCCATAAAATTAGAGACGAAAAAACGCACAGAAAACAATTTGCTGTGCAAATCCCTCAATGAGTGAGAAAAGGATGGCGTTTTGTTGCCACCTACTGACCATCAGTATCACTACTCTAAATCAGCTATCAGACAGCCATTTTTAAAGGTAAACCAACTTTATAGATTAATtatcaaaaatattgtttatttaaaactgtttatcCAAATCACTAGTCTTATATTTTAGGGTTGTATCAGCTATAAGGACTGTTAATATttatcatgtgtaaaaaaaatctttctaaaaataattgtttCGCATGATTTTTTCAttggtactatatatatatgtatgtatactctAATAATATCTCTAAGAATGTGCCCTAAGCTGCTACTTATTCATTGATGTTTGAGGCAGTTGGTTGTCCGATTTGGAGGCAACCTACAAACATATGAAATAGCAGTTTGTTTTCTGCTTGGATGTTGTTTTCAACATTGTAACTattaaagcatatattttttctatttttttgtaaaccaaataGTACATTTATCCAGAGCATGAGCCTTACAAGTTCCAATTAATAATGTTGCTTCttgaatacatatatacataataaagttGTAGCTGTTTGTTTTGAATATCTTCATTGCATAATATTTGTTCAAAATGTttctcataatattatttttgatgtGGTCATGATTTTATCAGTAGTATTGATTTTTGGTAGTTTTGTTATTTACATGTTGTTTATTGATGTTTTCAtgattctatatatgtatttataatcaatcatctgaatatttatgtaaacatttattgaGTCATTCGATGAGGAAATGGCATAATAAAACATGCAATTGTTTGTAAAGGTGTCTAGAACAGGGGtaggcaacccgcggctccggggccgcatgcggctcttcaacCCCCCTTGTTCCGGCTCCCTTCGGCCGCCGACGGGACATCCCTAATGGGGACTCACGCTTTTACGTTTTTACCCCAAAACAAACATCAAGGCGCGTTATTGTGCCACATGGGACACGGGACTGGATACATATAAGGAGAAGCAGCTCCTTCATCTTACTTGGCACAGAAACGCTGATACAGAGGCTGGAGACACATAACCTCACTAATGGgcaaaataattcaaatgtaaatttcttaAGATTTAATCCTACAGTGTAATATTTAACATACATAACTCTgtgtaaacataaatatattcataattatgttggctatataataatttatttacctaactttatattaatattattatatatattgaattatttattaatctatttatcaattaTCAAATATATTACCCCTTAATTTGGGGAAAACAAATTATgattgctggactttaaaatatgaaagtatatacaagaaagagatgattattttattcatgagtatattaaatccattgaaatacaataaatactgcacaaattcataaaacaaatcatgatactaggggcatagttcagtgtttaatttactgtatttcaAAGTAGGCTgtacatgcacactgcacttctgtttgttgtattccaTTGTTGtaacaagtaaaattaaaaaaatcttaaaacttttaaaagtttttaagctttgttatgttttgtggctccggactatttttcttttagtggaagagggggcaaaatggctcttttgatagtaaaggttgccaacccctggtctagacCTATAAGTGTTGTGATAGGTTATGCAGACAGAAATGCCTCTTGTGAGAGCACTTTTTGTGTTGTAAATGCCATATTAGATATTTTGGCTTCATCTCTTGCTTGATTAGTTTAACTGATTCTCAAAAATCAGTCCAGCATGACAAGGGAAATCATCAGTTCAGCTTACTAAACTGAACATCACAGGAAGGGCCTTTTTAAACTCACATACACCTACCAAGGCAGGGAGATGGCAGAATACTTTAACAAGAATACTTGGTTTGGACATGTTTTTCTTAGAAAAATTACAGATGAGAATATTTCAAAGATACAACAGTGAGCTtgttaataatatatgaatatattttggaCCTCTATGCTTATTTCTGCCTCAAAGATTTAGGATATGAATGTGACATGTGTAAGACCACAATGAGTACTTGTGGCATTCAGGATGAGATTGGCCAAACCAATAATATCAAGAACAGAAAGTTGTCCGACCCAAGCTACTACTTTCAATAACGGAAATAATATTCAAGTAAAatagtatactgtatgtatatcttTTCAGAGGTTGAGAACTAGAGTTACTGTCCATGTTGTTGCATTTTTGCAAAATAGATTCAGATTATGACAGGGGTAAGGATATTTAAAGcataaattcaaaatattaaatttctgCTAAGCTGAATGTTTTatcattctttctattttttgatttctgtatttattttctgtgctgGCCAGCACTTTATTACAGTTGTAAAGAACCAACTTGGTTAAAACAGTTTAGTATAGTGATTGACCTGCATGGGGCAAGAGTTACCATCCTGTGCTAAATTTTACTGAAACCTTGTAAAACGGCTTAATATCCTACTGAAATACAAATAAGTAAGCTGTTTTATCTATCCACAATTCTGACAGTCTTTGAGGTTTAAGATATATACAAGCTAACCAGAGGAGCAGAGCTAAGTTGTAGACCAGACTTTTCTCTAGAgtaggtaaagcagaactaaacctgcaatacctAACTATCTCTGTTTAATTGCACCTTATCTTCCTAAATACGATCTTCGGCTATCTTGACTGGGTGGCACAGGAagacgtaactcccatgcaggtacATGGGAACTCATTCTTTCCCAACACGCGCAGGAGAACCCAGGATTGCCTGAAAAACCTTTACTCACACTATTCTCTCATCTGGataattttgtaatgtatataaataatacattacaacATTGAGCAACATATTAACTTTCTGGATTTATGTTCAGAAGAAACTATACAGGTTCATCGgcgaacctgggtgttccagcaaacctggaatggaaagtcgtttgctatttcttttgaatcctggactagacccattccaggtttttttggatcacccaggttcgctgatgaaagtgtatcctttccagccttggagagctttaataaatcaggcccattatttcaGTTTAGATTCTTAGAGAGCCATACAACTATCTAATTCCTAAGGTTCTCTTCCCTCAGGTGCAATTTCTATAGAGCCACAACCAGGAGAACcctcaggtttgctagatcacccagtgtatcttctccagccttggaggtctttaataaatcaggcccaatataacTGAAAAACTATTTATATTGCCATAAATCATCTCTATTCTCTGAGTGTTGAGATCTATATTTATGGAAGAGAGTAAATGAAGGAAACCAGGGTTCTCAATAACTGGGAAGGGTTCCCTAATCTTAAAAACAGAGGTGGCGAAGAAGGCGAAAGGTACGGCCACCCTGATATCCTGAGACAGATGCTCCAAGTAGTCCCAACAATGGAGTGAGATCTGAGTTCAGGGATCCTGAATACTGtaacatttaattatattttattagggaTTGTTCAACCTCCACCCACTCCATAAAAGCAGAATGTCAACAACTCTCAAAAACGTGGGCTAAATGAGAGGtaacataatataaagaaaatctggCATACCTAGGCCCCTAGCTGGTTAGGGGCAAAAAAGCAACTTGCGATACAGCTGGGGATGTCTATTGTGCCAGATAGTAGGAAAGATAGTAAAGTTTAGCAGGAGCTCGGTATTCCATTTGGTCTGCATATGGAATAGTACCACAGTAGCACATTCATTTTGACAATATTTATACAACCagtaaatcaaatataaatttcTATTACTTGTATAGATATAgtacatattacagtatattgcttacattttattttttgacatgtttgtaaatgcaaaagaaaaaccaAGATCATGGACGTGATTGGGGCAAGAAGTGCCTAGAATACAAGGACCGTTGATAGTAAtcttttaggggaaaaaaagcatttcatgCATACGTATATCAGCGCTTCAATAatctgtttgcttggagtttacATTTAGTTGCATGGCATATGTGAGCTTGTGTCCCCAATATACCTGCATTGGAGTTTGGGTTCAACAAGAACATCTCCTTTAATTTCCTAGTTAAGAGAATTCCAGTTAATGAGATTTCCATTAAAACCCCCAGCCATACCTTTCTGCATATCTTCTGGTGTCAAAACATAATCCCACATATGAACATCACTTTTTTCACCAGAAAATGACTGATTAATGTCAAATCCTCCCCCAAAGGAATCTTGATCCTGTCCCAAAACTATACTTGTTTTAGGACCAATAGTAGCACCTTTTTTTGAAACTCTTCTAGGGTAGAGTTTTCCATTGATCCAAAGCTGAATTACTCCAGTGCTGGAATCCCAGCTCACACAAGTGTGCTGCCAGTCTAACACCTCTGTGTCTATCTTAAATACGTTTTCTACCTCCTGAACATACACAAGACAATTATTTGGTGgctttggaaaaattaaaaaagtgttgtGCCCTTCAGAATGCTTTGCCAAAGAGAAGAGACTATAGGTCCGAGTGAGTTCTGTGTAGGATTTCAGGCAGACAGTGACTTTTTCTAATGGTTTTGTTATGTTGGGTTTCAGAATCACATGAGCGGTCGCAGTTGGTTTTGGGAAAAGAAACACTTTACCCTTCATAtctagaaaaatgaaaacaataatgtcTATTACTGACAATTGTAAGCATAGCAAcacgttttttttaaaaaataatatttaaacagtatCTCTCATATATTCAGATTCTTAAGCAGAACCATGATCATGATTACAATATGATAAATGCTTGAAGCTGTATATCCACCGtcaatatttaattgtttttcatttattttctttttgtttagttttgattGTTGATTTGTTTCTTCCTACACCTAAgaactgtataaaatgtataagcaCAAAGATAACTTTCAAGAAGACAGAACTATGTACCTATATAGTATgtaattaaagcaaaagtaaatctAATcgctaaaatctttaaaatccaaGTAAACCCAAGTTAAACAAAGCAAATTCATAAACCATGTTGATtagtttaaattataaataattaaaaaacaatgttaaactGTGTTTGGCTTTAGCTGTGCTGTTAAAACACTGAGGTTCTACAATTTCTCACCACCACATGTATAAAGTCCTTCCCCATGTAGACAAATGATTTCCACTGCAATGCaggaatgctggaaaatgtagtctggcatctattgttgcgtt
This portion of the Pyxicephalus adspersus chromosome 8, UCB_Pads_2.0, whole genome shotgun sequence genome encodes:
- the LOC140336725 gene encoding C-reactive protein-like produces the protein MEIQIILLILITGTFAQSDMKGKVFLFPKPTATAHVILKPNITKPLEKVTVCLKSYTELTRTYSLFSLAKHSEGHNTFLIFPKPPNNCLVYVQEVENVFKIDTEVLDWQHTCVSWDSSTGVIQLWINGKLYPRRVSKKGATIGPKTSIVLGQDQDSFGGGFDINQSFSGEKSDVHMWDYVLTPEDMQKGMAGGFNGNLINWNSLN